In Carya illinoinensis cultivar Pawnee chromosome 10, C.illinoinensisPawnee_v1, whole genome shotgun sequence, one DNA window encodes the following:
- the LOC122278499 gene encoding uncharacterized protein LOC122278499: MKDDETFDAFYAKLNDIVNSRFNLGDRIPENRVVRKVLRSLPERFRPKVTAIEESKDVDAMRIEELAKERAKIASLSENESESSDSSGNSSPKQNLNYMAFTVSVDSKSQHSENVSDDESKSRNEFEYEDELQEVYEKLYKECVKLRKLNKVHIEELDFIKRENEELQGKLTEAIVLADQFKMKKVFLEDELKTHESEITLLKEKLKSFSSRKQKLDEILNFGKSPSNKSGLGYDAVKFEAASTSKRILTHMSGDRSLFKTVEEYKCGTVTFGDGGKADIIGRGEIDIPGLPVLREVLFVDRLKANLLSISQMCDNGAEVHFSKEKCIVSDNDGNCMMQGTRTSDNCYDITPNFQYSCNSAKSEAIDLWHQRLGHVNHKNLSKIARKEMVIGLPELGKVETLVCGSCQLGKQVRIARKKTTDILTGQSLELLHIDLMGPSRTESLGGKRYILVMVDDFTRYSWVGFLREKAEAPNVIKILCKKLQNEQGKVIVRIRSDHGREFDNSNLESFYDEEGISQEFSAPITSQQNGVVERKNRVIQEMARVMIHSKNVPTHFWGEAVNTACHIVNRVYPRPNTSKTPYELWKGKKPNVKYFRVFGSKCYILRNRENLAKFDPKSDEGIFLKYSRNNCTYRCYNLHTRSVIESITVVVNDAPEEKLNKDESSHLPSETEREDGDAVRENLESSSNEKVRSQKEPSSRVKLNHPQENIIGNIDEGIRLRRKVVNQLAHSSYISQIEPKRVEEGLNDENWLNVMHDEINQFVRNNVWLKKALYGLKQAPRAWYERLTSYLENYKFLRGDLITKFGLDGKSHARTPTSTSVKLSADLSGKDVEQSLYRSMIGSLLYLTASRPDIAFSVGLTIGFCILETLTLNLQVIQMLIEQMKQMLCDYGIAQGVMSVYCDNTSAINISKNPVQHSRTKHIDIRHHLIQELVETKVVILEYVSTEHQLADLFTKPLDGLRFELLRKAIGICALT; encoded by the exons atgaaggatgatgaaacatttGATGCTTTCTATGCCAAACTAAATGATATCGTCAACTCTCGCTTTAATCTAGGAGACAGAATTCCTGAGAATAGAGTTGTGAGAAAAGTTctcagatctcttcctgagagatTTCGTCCTAAGGTTACAGCTATTGAGGAAAGCAAAGATGTGGATGCTATGagaattgaagagttg gcaaaagaaagagcaaaaattGCATCCCTAAGTGAGAATGAATCAGAGTCAAGTGATTCCTCAGGGAACTCTTCCCCAAAACAAAATCTGAATTACATGGCATTCACTGTCTCGGTAGATAGCAAAAGTCAACACAGTGAAAATGTGTCGGATGATGAGAGTAAGTCTAGAAatgaatttgaatatgaagatgagctgCAAGAAGTATATGAGAAGCTATACAAGGAATGCgttaaattgaggaaactcaacaaAGTGCATATTGAAGAGCtagatttcattaaaagagaaaatgaagagctTCAAGGCAAATTAACTGAGGCCATTGTGCTAGCTGATCAGTTTAAAATGAAGAAGGTGTTTTTGGAAGATGAGTTAAAAACTCATGAAAGTGAGATAACCTTGCTGAAGGAAAAACTGAAATCCTTCTCCAGTAggaaacaaaagttggatgaaatcCTAAACTTTGGAAAGTCCCCTAGTAACAAGAGTGGACTAGGATATGATGCAGTAAAATTTGAGGCTGCATCCACCTCAAAG CGGATACTCACGCACATGTCAGGTGATAGaagtttgtttaaaactgttgaGGAGTACAAGTGTGGAACAGTAACTTTTGGAGATGGTGGAAAAGCTGATATAATTGGAAGAGGTGAAATTGATATACCTGGACTACCCGTCTTGAGGGAAGTGCTGTTTGTTGATAGATTAAAAGCAAATCTCCTCAGTATAAGTCAAATGTGTGACAATGGTGCTGAGGTTCacttctcaaaagaaaaatgcattgtttCAGATAATGATGGAAACTGCATGATGCAGGGAACGAGGACATCTGACAATTGTTATGACATCACTCCTAATTTTCAATATAGTTGCAACAGTGCTAAGAGTGAGGCTATAGACCTGTGGCACCAAAGACTTGGACATGTGAATCATAAAAATCTATCCAAGATTGCTAGGAAAGAGATGGTGATAGGGTTGCCTGAGCTGGGTAAAGTGGAGACTCTTGTGTGTGGGTCATGTCAATTGGGAAAACAAGTTAGAATAGCTCGCAAGAAAACTACAGATATCCTAACCGGACAATCTTTAGAGTTATTGCATATTGATCTTATGGGACCCTCTAGAACTGAAAGCCTGGGGGGAAAGAGATACATACTGGTAATGGTGGATGACTTCACCAGATATTCATGGGTGGGCTTTTTGAGAGAGAAAGCTGAAGCTCCTAAtgtgattaaaatcttgtgcaagaaGCTTCAAAATGAGCAAGGAAAGGTAATAGTCAGAATTAGAAGTGATCATGGAAGAGAATTTGACAACTCAAATCTTGAGAGTTTCTATGATGAAGAGGGCATCAGTCAAGAATTTTCTGCCCCTATCACttcacagcaaaatggagtggtcGAAAGAAAAAACAGGGTAATTCAAGAAATGGCTCGAGTCATGATACATAGTAAGAATGTTCCTACCCACTTCTGGGGAGAAGCTGTGAACACAGCATGTCATATTGTGAATAGAGTCTATCCGAGaccaaacacttccaaaacaccatatgaactgtggaaaggaaagaaaccaaATGTGAAGTACTTCAGGGTGTTTGGAAGCAAATGCTACATTTTGAGAAATAGGGAAAATTTGGCTAAGTTTGACCCCAAAAGTGATGAAgggatttttcttaaatattctaGAAACAACTGTACTTATAGATGCTACAATCTGCACACCAGAAGTGTAATAGAGTCCATAACTGTGGTAGTGaatgatgctcctgaagagaaaTTGAACAAAGATGAGTCATCTCACTTACCAAGTGAAACTGAAAGAGAAGATGGTGATGCAGTAAGAGAAAACTTGGAGTCCTCGTCAAATGAAAAGGTGAGAAGCCAAAAAGAGCCTTCTTCAAGAGTAAAGTTGAATCATCCTCAAGAAAACATTATAGGAAACATAGATGAAGGGATAAGACTAAGGAGGAAAGTGGTAAATCAATTGGCTCACTCAAGTTACATCTCACAAATTGAACCAAAAAGGGTCGAAGAAGGCTTAAATGACGAGAATTGGTTAAATGTGATGCATGAcgaaataaatcaatttgtgaGGAACAATGTGTG GCTGAAGAAAGCTCTTTATGGCTTGAAACaggctcctagagcttggtatgaaagactAACTTCCTATTTGGAAAACTACAAGTTTTTGAGAGGAG ATCTTATCACAAAATTTGGATTAGATGGCAAAAGCCATGCTAGAACCCCCACGAGCACTAGTGTTAAGCTTAGCGCTGATCTGTCAGGCAAGGATGTTGAGCAATCCTTGTATAGGAGCATGATTGGGAGTTTGTTGTATCTCACTGCAAGTAGACCAGACATTGCCTTTAGTGTTGGG TTAACTATAGGATTTTGTATTCTAGAGACTCTAACACTGAACTTGCAGGTTATTCAAATGCTGATTGAGCAG ATGAAGCAAATGCTATGTGACTATGGCATTGCCCAAGGTGTGATGAGCGTCTATTGTGACAATACTAGTGCTATTAACATTTCAAAAAATCCTGTCCAACACtctaggaccaagcacattgacattAGACATCATCTCATTCAGGAGCTTGTGGAAACAAAGGTTGTGATCCTTGAGTATGTTTCCACCGAACATCAACTAGCCGACCTTTTTACCAAACCCTTGGATGGGCTTCGGTTTGAACTACTAAGAAAGGCTATTGGGATTTGTGCTTTGACATAA